A single Oncorhynchus mykiss isolate Arlee chromosome 22, USDA_OmykA_1.1, whole genome shotgun sequence DNA region contains:
- the LOC110501602 gene encoding filamin A-interacting protein 1-like, whose product MMAKLSNEDTQNRQLRQRLAALSRKLDELEGTKGAFQRAEEELKELRDRLGHGREGCATTPGLLSEVEQLRMRVVEMEGKDEELIRMGDQCRDLDRNLGRESSQSRSLKAEVDKLNGRISELDRLEEALGKSRQECSSLKGSLEKERASTKQLSGELDTLRVRVRELEAIEGQLEKSEGVLRQDFAKLRTLTVVVVEERKNMAERLRQTEEKLQEKKDGKLQAESDRVSTATEKLIEESRKALRSKAELEDRFQSVAKERDVLRVRLRAEEDRSGDLQSKVSAMKKRILILEVKKGESCREVKSPLLDNTNHGYQQEDNKVKELTQEVDRLRRRLMQKGVIEGELMKAEEDFESLERRCSKEQERARALAVELEESRRELSKYQLAEKKENNQEHLLLRRLQEEQVKSVLLKREVEALKEKVQRLMGTEESICRVQMDSSTLQKRLTQQEVRNRELAREMEGLTHELERYRRFSKSLRPGMTGRCFSDLHLCTKEVQTEPADTLPPDYRSLTPLTLSGKLYEEINVEDPNQKKDCVINKCNSPPLNNIESLNHQNNNVRRFSIPSPNGKDNHHPINCKVLNSNFFQKGDVMLAHTPGKPLHIKVTPDHGLNTAMLDISSPTTDNALSYTSTAVIPTSGASPKQRITIIPNAAISPVARTKNTPLSEGFGSPDRVLSPLIKTPVSVMSPASSRSVSPDHIGSPIQMLTVSTGSLESAKVIGQAVFRVSPERQNGWQLQRSDSTGPSIITTDDNKIHIHLGSPYIQSFNGITQSQSGGPYHTPGLELRTPVLTNGCHVKGNSKITSSITIAPANTPVSRPSHITVSGPYD is encoded by the coding sequence ATGATGGCCAAACTGTCCAATGAGGACACCCAGAACCGGCAGCTGCGTCAGCGGTTGGCTGCCCTCAGTCGAAAGCTGGATGAGCTGGAGGGGACCAAGGGCGCCTTCCAGAGGGCCGAGGAGGAACTGAAGGAGCTGAGGGACAGGCTCGGCCATGGGAGAGAAGGGTGCGCAACAACCCCTGGTTTGCTTTCAGAGGTGGAACAGCTGAGGATGAGGGTGGTGGAGATGGAAGGAAAGGATGAGGAGCTGATCCGAATGGGGGACCAATGCCGGGACCTGGACCGAAACCTTGGGAGGGAGTCCAGCCAGAGTCGCAGCCTGAAGGCCGAGGTGGACAAGCTGAATGGCCGAATCAGTGAGCTGGACAGATTGGAGGAGGCTCTTGGGAAAAGCAGGCAGGAGTGCAGCTCTCTGAAGGGAAGCCTGGAGAAGGAGAGGGCCAGCACCAAGCAGCTGTCTGGAGAGCTGGATACCCTCAGGGTGCGGGTAAGGGAACTGGAAGCCATCGAGGGCCAGCTGGAAAAATCTGAGGGGGTGTTGAGACAGGACTTTGCCAAGCTGAGAACACTCACAGTGGTAGTGGTTGAAGAGAGGAAGAACATGGCTGAGCGACTCAGGCAGACAGAGGAGAAACTCCAGGAGAAGAAGGATGGGAAACTCCAGGCTGAGAGTGACAGAGTGTCAACAGCCACAGAGAAACTCATTGAGGAGAGCCGCAAGGCACTGAGATCTAAAGCAGAGCTCGAGGACAGGTTTCAGAGTGTGGCGAAAGAGCGGGACGTGCTGCGGGTGAGGCTGAGGGCAGAGGAGGATAGGAGTGGGGATCTGCAAAGCAAAGTTAGCGCCATGAAAAAAAGGATTCTGATCTTGGAGGTCAAAAAGGGGGAGTCATGTCGAGAAGTCAAGAGCCCCCTGCTGGACAACACTAACCACGGCTAccaacaggaagacaacaaagtcaaagaacTCACCCAGGAGGTAGATAGACTGAGGAGGAGACTCATGCAGAagggagtgatagagggagagcTGATGAAGGCAGAGGAGGACTTTGAGTCTTTGGAGAGGAGGTGCTCCAAGGAGCAGGAGAGAGCCAGAGCTCTGGCAGTGGAGCTGGAGGAGTCCAGGAGGGAGCTCTCCAAGTACCAGCTGGCTGAGAAGAAGGAGAACAACCAGGAGCACCTCCTCCTCAGGCGACTCCAGGAGGAGCAGGTCAAGTCTGTCCTCCTCAAAAGGGAGGTGGAGGCACTCAAGGAGAAGGTCCAGAGGCTGATGGGGACAGAGGAGTCCATCTGTCGAGTGCAGATGGACAGCTCCACCCTGCAGAAGAGGCTGACCCAGCAGGAGGTCAGGAACAGGGAGCTGGCCAGGGAGATGGAGGGACTGACCCATGAGCTGGAACGGTACCGGCGATTCAGCAAGAGCCTCCGGCCAGGCATGACTGGCCGATGCTTCTCAGACCTGCATCTGTGCACCAAGGAGGTGCAGACGGAGCCCGCAGACACCCTGCCACCTGACTACAGGAGCCTGACTCCGCTGACTCTCAGCGGTAAACTGTATGAGGAGATCAATGTAGAGGACCCAAATCAAAAGAAGGATTGTGTCATCAACAAGTGCAACTCACCTCCGCTGAACAACATTGAAAGCTTGAACCACCAAAACAATAATGTGAGGCGATTCAGCATTCCTTCACCCAACGGCAAGGACAATCACCATCCCATTAACTGCAAAGTGTTGAACAGTAACTTTTTCCAGAAAGGAGATGTGATGCTTGCACACACCCCAGGGAAGCCCTTACACATCAAGGTAACGCCAGACCATGGCCTCAACACGGCCATGCTGGATATCAGTAGCCCCACCACTGACAATGCCTTATCCTATACCAGCACCGCCGTCATCCCCACCAGCGGAGCCTCACCAAAACAGAGAATCACCATCATCCCAAATGCTGCCATCTCACCAGTGGCCAGAACAAAGAACACCCCACTATCAGAAGGGTTTGGCAGCCCAGACAgagtcctctcccctctcatcaaGACACCCGTCTCAGTCATGTCCCCAGCTTCCTCCAGATCAGTGTCGCCTGACCACATTGGCTCTCCCATCCAGATGCTAACAGTCAGCACTGGATCGCTTGAATCCGCTAAGGTCATAGGTCAAGCCGTATTCCGGGTGAGCCCGGAGAGGCAGAATGGTTGGCAGCTACAGAGGTCCGACAGCACTGGTCCGAGCATCATCACCACAGACGACAACAAGATCCACATCCACCTTGGGAGCCCCTACATCCAGTCTTTTAATGGTATAACCCAGAGCCAGTCTGGTGGCCCATACCACACCCCCGGGCTGGAGCTAAGGACACCAGTACTGACCAATGGCTGCCACGTCAAAGGCAACAGCAAGATCACCAGTAGCATCACCATAGCCCCTGCGAACACCCCTGTCTCACGACCCTCACACATTACAGTAAGTGGCCCGTATGATTGA